Proteins from a genomic interval of Polaribacter sejongensis:
- a CDS encoding glycoside hydrolase family 127 protein has protein sequence MKILPIILFSLLLIIACKESKEAPKQLAISTSKTNVLDLDNSKGIINYTNSPYVKLKSLNIGDCEWTDGFWADKFKVAEEVMVPYMGEVLKGDVGHALNNFKIAAGLKEGKHKGFFWHDGDFYKWMEAATYIYAINKDPKIIEELDDLIEIIGKAQLENGYLQTQITTNKNRKPFSERKYHEMYNSGHLYIAACIYYRVTGKTNFLDIAIKNANNLYDVFQPQSAELARMGFNQVQIMGLVELYRTTKDKKYLELAEIFINMRGKSKVKTHPSVRYNNIGDMTQERTPLREEDEAVGHAVLALYYYAGAADVYAETGEKALIDALDRIWGNIVDKKMFVTGACGQKHDGGSSNRDFVHEAFTIDYEMHNAHAYNETCANLCNAMFNYRMLNIKGESKHADVMELVLYNSALSGISLKGDSYFYTNPLRRTANHKMGGTDYPDRVEYIPCFCCPPNLVRTIAKSSAWAYSLSENGIATNLYGANKLDTKLQDGSVIKLRQETQYPWDGNIKITIDECKNDAFDVLLRIPDWATSFKISVNGKTQNTAGKPGTFANLNRQWKKGDVITLNLPMDIKLLEGNPLIEEVRNQAAIKRGPVVYCVETPDLPKGTDILDVYLPIKSKLTATYKPELLNGVATISGNIKIRKDKKEGMYRTLSNPKFENYNVQFVPYFAWSNRGVSEMSVWLPLAID, from the coding sequence ATGAAAATACTACCTATTATCTTATTTTCTTTATTGCTGATTATAGCGTGTAAGGAATCTAAAGAGGCTCCGAAACAGTTAGCAATTAGCACCAGTAAAACAAATGTTTTAGATTTAGATAACAGTAAAGGAATTATTAATTATACCAACAGTCCGTATGTTAAATTAAAAAGTTTAAATATTGGCGATTGTGAATGGACAGATGGTTTTTGGGCCGATAAGTTTAAAGTCGCAGAAGAAGTAATGGTTCCTTATATGGGAGAGGTTTTAAAAGGTGATGTGGGACATGCTTTAAATAATTTTAAAATTGCGGCAGGATTAAAAGAAGGCAAGCATAAAGGTTTTTTCTGGCATGATGGCGATTTTTATAAATGGATGGAAGCTGCAACTTACATATATGCAATTAATAAGGATCCTAAAATTATTGAGGAGTTAGATGATTTAATTGAAATTATAGGAAAAGCACAACTAGAAAATGGGTATTTACAAACACAGATAACCACCAATAAAAATAGAAAACCATTTTCCGAAAGAAAGTATCATGAAATGTACAATAGTGGTCATTTATATATTGCTGCTTGTATTTATTATAGAGTTACGGGGAAAACTAATTTTTTAGATATCGCAATTAAAAACGCAAATAATTTATACGATGTTTTTCAACCTCAATCTGCAGAATTAGCACGTATGGGGTTTAATCAAGTCCAAATTATGGGATTGGTAGAGTTGTATAGAACCACAAAAGATAAAAAATATTTAGAGTTGGCAGAAATTTTCATCAATATGAGAGGGAAGTCGAAAGTAAAAACGCATCCATCAGTTAGATATAACAATATTGGTGATATGACACAAGAGAGAACTCCGTTAAGAGAAGAAGATGAAGCTGTTGGTCATGCTGTATTAGCCTTGTATTATTATGCAGGAGCAGCAGATGTGTATGCAGAAACTGGAGAAAAAGCTTTAATTGATGCCTTAGATAGAATTTGGGGGAATATTGTAGATAAAAAAATGTTTGTTACTGGAGCTTGCGGTCAAAAACATGATGGAGGTTCATCGAATAGAGATTTTGTACATGAAGCATTTACTATAGATTATGAAATGCACAATGCACATGCTTATAATGAAACCTGTGCAAACTTGTGTAACGCCATGTTTAATTATAGAATGTTGAATATAAAAGGAGAGTCGAAGCATGCAGATGTTATGGAATTGGTTTTGTACAATAGTGCGCTTTCTGGTATCAGCTTAAAAGGAGATTCGTATTTCTATACAAATCCGCTAAGAAGAACTGCGAATCATAAAATGGGTGGTACAGATTATCCCGATAGAGTTGAATATATTCCTTGTTTTTGTTGTCCACCAAACTTAGTAAGAACCATTGCTAAATCTTCTGCTTGGGCTTATAGTTTGTCAGAAAACGGAATTGCTACAAACTTATATGGAGCAAATAAATTAGACACAAAATTACAAGATGGATCTGTCATAAAATTAAGACAAGAAACTCAATATCCTTGGGATGGAAACATAAAAATTACAATTGATGAATGTAAAAATGATGCTTTTGATGTACTATTAAGAATCCCTGATTGGGCAACTAGTTTTAAAATTTCTGTAAATGGAAAAACTCAAAATACAGCAGGGAAACCAGGAACTTTTGCAAATTTAAATAGACAGTGGAAAAAAGGAGATGTTATTACTTTAAATCTTCCTATGGATATTAAATTGTTAGAAGGGAATCCATTAATAGAAGAAGTAAGAAATCAAGCAGCTATAAAAAGAGGTCCAGTTGTGTATTGCGTAGAAACGCCAGATTTACCAAAAGGAACTGATATTTTAGATGTGTATTTACCAATAAAATCAAAATTAACAGCAACTTATAAACCGGAATTATTAAATGGAGTTGCTACTATTTCAGGAAATATTAAAATTAGAAAAGATAAAAAAGAAGGAATGTACAGAACATTATCAAATCCAAAATTTGAGAATTATAATGTACAATTCGTTCCTTATTTTGCCTGGTCGAATAGAGGTGTTTCAGAAATGAGTGTTTGGTTGCCTTTGGCGATAGATTAA
- a CDS encoding sulfatase encodes MRFIQLFLVLAIAFGCKSKAEEKTEIKKKPNILFLAIDDLRPELGVYGSEISITPNLDALAGDGLMFNKAYCQQAICSPSRASLMTGARPETIKVIENFTYFRDANPDIITIPQHFKNNGYETTYTGKIYHKTAFADLGMSWSREPAYDKMTIKKSNTPGGFANPESQAMFKKNQADMIAKYGKDAPRNGLGKGPAYENADVPDTFYEDGYNAELAIVTMKDMLEKNPDKPFFLGMGMKKPHLDWLAPKKYWDLYNPEDIKLTDQKNAPEGGAAMGLHPSFELRARYGIPKKGPISDEQARVLKHAYLACVSYVDAQIGKMINALDEAGLRDNTIIIVWSDHGWHLGEMGIWGKATNYEIGTRVPLIIWTPDMKKEVRGSSTDALVELVDMYPTLSELAGLELPEHLEGQSFVPLLSDPKQEWKTAVFSQFPNPALREWAANPLSKGMRETYFGPLIEEQEAKIKKQVGSKWDRQMFENNLMGYGMRTANYRLIVWKDYTKPESEPLFVELYDHVKDPTETKNVADENPELIKQLLVQFNKGWKGNLAKN; translated from the coding sequence ATGAGATTCATTCAACTATTTTTAGTGCTAGCTATTGCATTTGGTTGCAAGTCTAAGGCCGAAGAAAAAACCGAAATTAAAAAGAAACCAAATATTCTTTTTTTAGCTATTGATGATTTACGTCCAGAATTGGGTGTTTACGGATCAGAAATTTCAATTACGCCAAACTTAGATGCATTGGCAGGAGATGGCTTAATGTTTAATAAAGCATATTGTCAGCAAGCAATTTGTAGTCCTTCTAGAGCAAGTTTAATGACTGGAGCAAGACCAGAAACGATTAAGGTAATCGAAAATTTCACGTATTTTAGAGATGCAAATCCAGATATTATTACCATTCCGCAGCATTTTAAAAATAACGGATACGAAACTACGTATACTGGTAAAATTTATCATAAAACAGCATTTGCAGATTTAGGAATGTCTTGGAGTAGAGAACCTGCTTATGATAAAATGACCATTAAAAAAAGCAATACTCCGGGTGGTTTCGCAAATCCAGAAAGTCAGGCCATGTTTAAAAAGAACCAGGCAGATATGATTGCTAAGTATGGTAAAGATGCGCCAAGAAATGGTTTAGGAAAAGGACCTGCTTATGAAAATGCAGATGTGCCAGATACTTTTTACGAGGATGGTTACAATGCAGAATTGGCAATTGTAACGATGAAAGATATGTTGGAGAAAAATCCTGACAAGCCTTTTTTCTTAGGAATGGGAATGAAAAAGCCACATTTAGATTGGTTAGCTCCTAAAAAGTATTGGGATTTATACAACCCTGAAGATATTAAATTAACGGATCAAAAAAATGCGCCAGAAGGTGGTGCAGCAATGGGATTACACCCTTCGTTTGAGTTGCGTGCTAGATACGGAATCCCTAAAAAAGGGCCTATTAGTGATGAACAAGCAAGAGTTCTAAAGCATGCATATTTAGCGTGTGTTAGTTATGTAGATGCTCAAATTGGTAAAATGATTAACGCTTTAGATGAAGCTGGTTTAAGAGATAATACCATTATTATTGTTTGGTCTGATCATGGTTGGCATTTAGGTGAAATGGGTATTTGGGGTAAAGCAACCAATTATGAAATTGGTACAAGAGTGCCTTTAATTATTTGGACTCCAGATATGAAAAAAGAAGTAAGAGGTTCTAGTACTGATGCCTTGGTAGAGTTGGTAGATATGTATCCTACATTATCAGAATTGGCAGGTTTAGAATTGCCAGAACATTTAGAAGGACAAAGTTTTGTGCCTTTATTATCAGATCCAAAACAAGAATGGAAAACGGCTGTTTTTAGTCAATTTCCAAATCCAGCTTTAAGAGAATGGGCTGCAAATCCGTTGTCTAAAGGAATGCGTGAAACCTATTTTGGTCCTTTAATTGAAGAACAAGAAGCAAAAATTAAAAAGCAAGTAGGTTCTAAGTGGGACAGACAAATGTTTGAAAATAACTTAATGGGTTATGGAATGAGAACAGCAAATTATAGATTGATTGTTTGGAAAGATTATACAAAACCAGAAAGTGAGCCTTTGTTTGTAGAATTATATGACCATGTTAAAGACCCTACAGAAACTAAAAATGTTGCGGATGAAAATCCAGAATTGATAAAGCAATTATTAGTACAGTTTAACAAAGGTTGGAAAGGTAATTTAGCAAAAAATTAA
- a CDS encoding sulfatase — protein sequence MKIVQLILILTLAFGCKSKVENQQEKIKKRPNILFIGIDDLRPELGCYGSDIAVSPNLDKLATQGLLFENAYCQQAICGPSRASLLTGIRPETSGVFHNYIKFREVNPDVVTLPQHFKNNGYETVYTGKIFHHGDLDDEKSWSRLPALDSMKGVKKPVGFALKKNNEDRVKTKKEMVAKYGAVAKYGLASGVAYESADVSDNVYSDGYNTELAIATMKEMNAKSDKPFFLGLGFNKPHLNWVAPKKYWDLYDRDNIELSTQVESPKNGATMGLHPSFELRVRSGIPKKGPIDKELAITLKHAYLACVSYVDAQIGKMITALEKEGLRENTIIIVWSDHGWHLGDMGIWGKATNYEIATRVPLLIWTPDMPKGSQGKTTDALVELVDMYPTLAELAGLEIPKHVEGTSFKPLLSNPETPWKTAAFSQFPSSALREWGAFPIRQAMRETYFGPLLKEVEEKIKLQQKDKWDRDLFENNLMGYAMRTAQYRFIVWKDRENKQKAPVFIELYDHQKDPLETKNIANENSELVDELMIQFNKGWEGNTPKKAI from the coding sequence ATGAAAATAGTTCAATTAATTTTGATTTTAACACTTGCTTTTGGTTGTAAATCGAAAGTTGAAAATCAACAAGAAAAAATTAAGAAAAGACCTAATATCCTCTTTATAGGTATTGATGATTTACGTCCAGAATTAGGGTGTTACGGATCTGATATTGCTGTAAGTCCTAATTTAGATAAACTAGCAACACAAGGATTGTTGTTTGAAAACGCGTATTGTCAGCAAGCCATTTGCGGACCATCAAGAGCAAGCTTGTTAACAGGGATTCGTCCAGAAACAAGTGGGGTTTTTCATAATTATATCAAATTTAGAGAAGTAAATCCAGATGTGGTTACACTTCCACAACATTTTAAAAATAACGGATATGAAACTGTGTATACCGGTAAAATTTTTCATCATGGCGATTTAGACGACGAAAAATCATGGAGTAGATTACCCGCTTTAGATAGTATGAAAGGTGTTAAAAAACCAGTAGGATTTGCATTAAAAAAGAACAATGAAGATCGTGTAAAAACAAAAAAAGAAATGGTTGCTAAATATGGTGCTGTAGCCAAGTATGGTTTAGCTTCTGGTGTTGCTTATGAATCTGCGGATGTTTCTGATAATGTCTATTCTGATGGTTATAATACTGAATTGGCAATTGCAACAATGAAAGAAATGAATGCTAAAAGTGACAAGCCTTTTTTCTTAGGATTAGGATTTAACAAGCCACATTTAAACTGGGTAGCACCAAAGAAATATTGGGATTTATACGACAGAGACAACATTGAACTATCAACCCAAGTGGAAAGTCCAAAAAACGGAGCAACCATGGGTTTACATCCTTCTTTTGAGCTAAGAGTTAGAAGTGGAATTCCTAAAAAAGGCCCTATTGATAAAGAGTTAGCAATTACCTTAAAACATGCATATTTAGCGTGTGTAAGTTATGTGGATGCTCAAATTGGTAAAATGATTACGGCTTTAGAAAAAGAAGGTCTAAGAGAAAACACAATTATAATTGTTTGGAGTGATCACGGTTGGCATTTAGGAGATATGGGCATTTGGGGAAAAGCAACGAATTATGAGATTGCTACAAGAGTTCCATTATTAATTTGGACTCCAGACATGCCAAAAGGAAGTCAAGGAAAAACAACAGATGCCTTGGTAGAACTGGTAGATATGTACCCTACGTTAGCAGAACTAGCAGGTTTAGAAATTCCAAAACATGTGGAAGGCACAAGTTTTAAACCTTTATTGTCTAATCCTGAAACACCATGGAAAACAGCTGCTTTTAGTCAGTTTCCATCATCAGCTTTAAGAGAATGGGGCGCTTTTCCAATACGACAAGCTATGAGAGAAACCTATTTTGGTCCATTGTTAAAGGAAGTTGAAGAGAAAATAAAACTTCAACAAAAAGATAAATGGGACAGAGATTTGTTTGAAAACAACTTAATGGGCTATGCAATGAGAACAGCTCAATACCGATTTATCGTATGGAAAGACAGAGAAAATAAACAAAAAGCACCCGTTTTTATTGAGTTGTATGATCATCAAAAAGATCCATTAGAAACGAAGAATATCGCGAATGAAAACTCCGAATTAGTAGATGAGCTTATGATACAATTTAATAAAGGTTGGGAAGGAAATACTCCAAAGAAAGCCATATAA
- a CDS encoding FAD-dependent oxidoreductase has protein sequence MRRRDFFKKGATAAIAVGAIPMIATSCASTNDMVYDRENDKWYHLGTGKSGVNSRKKTDGYDVAVIGGGAAGICAAVASARNGDKTVLIQDRPVLGGNASSEMRVHLNGVNNIKGKAERETGIIEEILLHNRFDNEQEAFPVFDHVLYDFVVREPNLTLMLNTQAVDAVMDGDQIKSAMCWQATTEIMFTINAPIFIDCSGDGLLAATSGAEYRTGREGKAEFNEKYAPDEPDGWQMGATLLMSSKDMGKPMKYSPPSYAIKYTHEGASERRKFAGFHEGIWWIEVGSEDDIIAEAEVNRHKLMGYLHGVWDYIKNSGKFPEAENLALDWVGSLPGRRESRRFVGDHILSEKDMTEHKHFEDAVAFGGWSLDEHNPGGIENISEPPSYFHYHFKEVYQFPFRSLYSKNVSNLMFAGRNVSQTHIALSSSRIMATCALQGQAVGTAATICNKYDVLPREVGQKHINELQEQLMRDDVFIPKRNANDPKDLAKKASTIFGSSTSSGDAKNLTNGISRDIYGEINHWQSDGLSAEIQAEWESPITLSSIEIKCDTNVKRNIMMRKDSKNDDLYGNTVPKEMLKALSFEARVNGGWVALGAITDNRTRLIKMKFSSVKTTAIRVKMTETYGAENVKLFELRCYA, from the coding sequence ATGAGAAGAAGAGATTTTTTTAAAAAAGGAGCAACAGCAGCAATAGCAGTTGGAGCCATACCTATGATAGCAACATCATGTGCAAGTACAAATGATATGGTGTATGATAGAGAAAATGATAAATGGTATCATTTAGGAACCGGTAAATCAGGTGTGAATTCAAGAAAAAAAACAGATGGATATGATGTTGCCGTAATTGGTGGAGGAGCAGCAGGAATTTGCGCAGCTGTTGCATCTGCAAGAAATGGCGATAAAACAGTATTAATTCAAGACAGACCTGTTTTAGGAGGAAATGCTTCAAGTGAAATGCGCGTGCATTTAAACGGAGTAAACAATATAAAAGGAAAAGCAGAACGAGAAACAGGCATCATTGAAGAAATTTTATTACACAATCGTTTTGATAATGAGCAAGAGGCTTTTCCTGTTTTCGATCATGTTTTATATGATTTTGTAGTGAGAGAACCCAACTTAACGTTGATGTTAAATACCCAAGCGGTAGATGCAGTGATGGATGGAGATCAAATAAAATCTGCAATGTGTTGGCAAGCAACTACAGAAATAATGTTTACTATAAATGCTCCTATTTTTATAGATTGTTCTGGTGATGGATTGTTAGCTGCAACTTCTGGCGCGGAATATAGAACAGGTAGAGAAGGAAAGGCAGAGTTTAATGAAAAATATGCACCAGACGAGCCAGATGGTTGGCAAATGGGGGCAACTTTATTAATGTCTTCTAAAGATATGGGGAAACCGATGAAATATTCTCCTCCTTCTTATGCTATTAAATACACGCATGAAGGTGCAAGTGAAAGGAGGAAATTTGCAGGTTTTCATGAAGGAATTTGGTGGATAGAAGTTGGGAGTGAAGATGATATTATTGCGGAAGCAGAAGTGAATAGACATAAATTAATGGGCTATTTACATGGGGTTTGGGATTATATTAAAAATTCAGGAAAATTTCCGGAAGCGGAAAATTTAGCCTTAGATTGGGTAGGTTCTTTACCCGGAAGAAGAGAATCTCGTCGTTTTGTAGGAGATCATATTTTGTCTGAAAAAGACATGACAGAGCACAAACATTTTGAAGATGCGGTTGCTTTTGGAGGTTGGTCTTTAGATGAGCACAATCCTGGTGGAATTGAGAATATTTCCGAGCCACCAAGTTATTTTCATTATCATTTTAAAGAAGTATATCAATTTCCATTTAGAAGTTTGTATTCTAAAAATGTGTCTAATTTAATGTTTGCTGGTAGAAATGTAAGTCAGACGCATATTGCACTTTCTTCTAGTAGAATTATGGCTACCTGTGCTTTGCAGGGTCAGGCGGTTGGTACCGCAGCTACAATTTGTAATAAATATGATGTTTTGCCAAGAGAAGTTGGTCAAAAGCATATTAATGAATTACAAGAGCAATTAATGAGAGATGATGTTTTTATTCCGAAGAGAAATGCAAACGACCCAAAAGATTTGGCTAAAAAAGCAAGTACCATTTTTGGTTCATCTACTTCTTCTGGTGATGCTAAAAATTTAACAAACGGAATTTCGAGAGATATTTACGGAGAAATTAATCACTGGCAATCAGATGGACTTTCAGCTGAAATTCAGGCTGAATGGGAATCTCCAATTACATTATCATCTATAGAAATTAAGTGTGATACCAATGTAAAACGCAATATTATGATGCGTAAAGACAGTAAAAACGACGATTTATATGGAAATACAGTTCCTAAAGAAATGTTGAAAGCTTTAAGTTTTGAAGCAAGAGTTAACGGGGGATGGGTAGCATTAGGTGCTATTACGGACAATCGAACACGTTTGATTAAAATGAAGTTTAGCAGCGTAAAAACGACCGCTATTAGAGTAAAAATGACAGAAACTTATGGTGCAGAAAACGTGAAGTTGTTCGAATTGCGTTGTTATGCATAA
- a CDS encoding CRTAC1 family protein, protein MINKKKIFQVLILALSVFAVGCVTQSKSTVNNTVSSTSKENNALTFSEKSGIIPLEDRNRRKFDNAVIADLDQDGFLDLLLTEHSRRVEIYWNNKGVFELGDPFIFGDTHGIAISDYDFDGRVDIIVQPGGGDGKNPRKPRYYHVNKDRSIEEGGEFKHFEKGRGRAAKFVDLKKDGKLDLVTSAFPTLKALKKGNILYTNDAKSTFKFNSYIANADRMGMRTTLLDYNNDGITDILFHGGRELVLVKGLVDGFVEVTKEVLGSLANTNLVNSVSQIDYDNDGDFDLFLTRSKHPFDAESDYDALNKRFYFFARRTKFDYTNIKVEGDLKIENLQMAFPNFDVFLGENKKLWKRTKDNHGHQDLTVTRKEAAGYPTDTKKKALYIGYLGDGMWRIGGHINSPTSAVLHNVLTSPEIIKLKDLPVKLLENKDGKFTEVTKILGINITEQTSSTAIADFNNDGWSDIFVLRYGESSKETKQILYLNQEGKSFKRDENHGIITKELGSTGMGADAFDYDNDGDLDLIVSNERGKWHLFTNNFKSSSNKFVTVKVGYSPSGTATATSAVLTIKSCGKVYKRVVGETSSSFSHPFNTYLHVGLGTCNKIDAAEVVWTNGEKATVSIKDLNTIYEVGSKSPTR, encoded by the coding sequence ATGATCAATAAAAAAAAGATATTTCAAGTATTAATACTAGCTTTAAGTGTTTTTGCAGTTGGATGTGTTACACAGTCAAAATCTACTGTAAATAATACAGTGTCTTCAACTTCAAAAGAAAATAATGCACTTACTTTTTCTGAAAAGAGTGGGATTATTCCTTTAGAAGATAGAAATAGAAGAAAGTTTGACAATGCAGTAATTGCAGACTTAGACCAAGATGGGTTTTTAGATTTATTATTGACAGAACATTCTAGAAGAGTAGAAATATATTGGAATAATAAAGGTGTTTTTGAATTAGGAGATCCTTTTATTTTTGGGGATACGCATGGAATAGCTATTAGTGATTATGATTTTGACGGACGCGTAGATATTATTGTGCAACCTGGTGGAGGAGATGGCAAAAATCCGAGAAAACCAAGATATTATCATGTCAATAAAGATAGAAGTATAGAAGAAGGTGGGGAGTTTAAACATTTTGAAAAAGGAAGAGGAAGAGCTGCAAAATTTGTAGATCTTAAAAAAGATGGGAAATTAGATTTAGTAACTTCTGCTTTTCCTACGTTGAAGGCCTTAAAGAAAGGAAATATTTTATATACAAATGATGCTAAATCAACCTTTAAATTTAACAGTTACATAGCCAACGCAGACAGAATGGGGATGCGCACTACTTTATTAGATTATAATAATGATGGTATTACAGACATACTTTTTCACGGAGGACGAGAATTGGTGTTGGTTAAAGGTTTAGTTGATGGTTTTGTAGAAGTAACCAAAGAGGTTTTGGGAAGTTTAGCTAATACAAATTTAGTAAACAGTGTTTCGCAAATAGATTATGATAATGATGGTGATTTCGATTTATTTCTAACTCGTTCTAAACATCCTTTTGATGCAGAAAGCGATTATGATGCTTTAAACAAACGTTTTTATTTTTTTGCAAGAAGAACAAAGTTTGATTATACTAATATTAAAGTTGAAGGAGATTTAAAAATAGAAAACCTGCAAATGGCGTTTCCTAATTTTGATGTTTTTTTAGGCGAAAATAAGAAACTTTGGAAACGTACGAAAGATAATCACGGACATCAAGATTTAACAGTGACAAGAAAAGAGGCTGCAGGATACCCAACAGATACCAAAAAGAAAGCCTTGTATATAGGCTATTTAGGTGATGGAATGTGGAGAATTGGCGGACATATAAATTCACCAACTTCTGCTGTTTTGCACAATGTTTTAACTTCACCAGAAATAATCAAGCTAAAAGATTTACCTGTAAAATTGTTAGAAAATAAGGATGGTAAATTTACAGAAGTAACCAAAATTTTAGGAATTAATATTACGGAACAAACAAGCAGTACTGCAATTGCTGATTTTAATAATGATGGTTGGTCAGATATTTTTGTGTTGCGTTATGGAGAATCATCAAAAGAAACAAAACAGATTTTATATTTAAATCAAGAAGGAAAATCATTTAAACGTGATGAAAATCACGGAATTATCACCAAAGAATTAGGATCTACTGGTATGGGAGCAGATGCTTTTGATTATGATAATGATGGCGATTTAGATCTTATAGTTTCTAATGAAAGAGGAAAATGGCATTTATTTACAAATAATTTTAAATCTTCTTCAAATAAATTTGTAACGGTTAAAGTTGGGTATTCTCCTTCTGGTACCGCAACAGCAACAAGTGCCGTTTTAACCATTAAATCTTGTGGAAAGGTCTACAAAAGAGTTGTTGGTGAAACGTCTTCTTCTTTTTCGCATCCTTTTAATACCTATTTACATGTAGGTTTAGGAACTTGTAATAAAATTGATGCTGCCGAAGTTGTTTGGACAAACGGTGAGAAAGCTACTGTTTCTATAAAAGACTTAAATACAATTTATGAAGTAGGAAGTAAAAGTCCTACAAGATAA
- a CDS encoding GDSL-type esterase/lipase family protein: MSRLILILLLCLGNATVSQEKTKFNDTQFVDFLQNSLKKEVVTDAVRNSFYKESRTYWKDHKLDYNLHPEKYKKAMSLFHKNQDKFRKTSNTISIKRNDRIEKAVANFQNFDDKNSFPENSILFVGSSSIAGWKTSISFPNFSVINRGIGGMNMHEIIFHYNALIKKYNPSIIAIYCDIDIEQGKAPEEAVVVFKKLVEKIKADFPKTPILLLSMKPVMVDDFIGKDIRKNKAIANKELLDFSKKEKNVYFIDLATLMLHADGTLKTDIFIQDGMHLNKLGYEIWNPIMRKKILELTNK; this comes from the coding sequence ATGTCTAGACTAATTTTAATACTGCTTTTGTGTCTTGGTAATGCTACTGTTTCCCAAGAGAAAACCAAATTTAACGATACACAGTTTGTAGATTTTCTTCAGAATTCCTTGAAAAAAGAGGTGGTAACTGATGCCGTTAGAAATTCTTTTTATAAAGAATCTAGAACATATTGGAAGGATCATAAATTAGATTATAATTTACATCCAGAAAAGTATAAAAAGGCGATGTCTTTGTTTCATAAGAATCAAGATAAATTTAGAAAAACTAGTAATACTATCAGCATAAAAAGGAACGATAGAATTGAAAAAGCAGTTGCTAATTTTCAGAATTTTGATGATAAGAATTCATTTCCAGAAAATTCAATTTTATTTGTTGGAAGTTCTAGTATTGCTGGTTGGAAAACATCTATTTCATTTCCAAATTTTTCTGTTATTAATAGAGGAATTGGAGGTATGAATATGCATGAAATTATATTTCATTACAACGCACTTATAAAAAAATACAATCCTTCAATTATCGCCATTTATTGTGATATTGATATTGAGCAAGGAAAAGCGCCAGAAGAAGCTGTAGTTGTGTTTAAGAAACTGGTAGAGAAGATTAAAGCTGATTTTCCTAAAACACCTATTTTACTACTTTCTATGAAACCTGTAATGGTAGATGATTTTATAGGGAAAGATATCCGCAAGAACAAAGCGATTGCCAATAAAGAGCTTTTGGATTTTAGTAAAAAAGAAAAAAATGTTTATTTTATTGATTTAGCCACTCTGATGTTGCATGCAGATGGAACATTGAAAACGGATATTTTTATTCAGGATGGGATGCATTTAAATAAATTGGGATATGAAATCTGGAATCCAATAATGAGAAAAAAGATTTTAGAGTTAACAAATAAATAA